In Salinigranum marinum, one DNA window encodes the following:
- a CDS encoding helix-turn-helix domain-containing protein: protein MARDRSDEEPDELQSVLDALDDADARTIIRGLEEPMTASEISESCEIPLSTTYRKLDLLTDASLLTEGTAIRADGHHATTYEVSFDAVRVLLTEERDFEVEIEGAGRAPDERLADIWSKVRRET from the coding sequence ATGGCTCGCGACCGCTCGGACGAGGAACCAGACGAGTTGCAGTCCGTCCTCGACGCGCTCGACGACGCGGACGCGAGAACGATCATCAGAGGACTCGAAGAACCAATGACCGCGAGCGAGATATCCGAAAGCTGTGAGATCCCGCTGTCGACGACGTATCGGAAACTCGATCTGTTGACCGACGCGTCGCTCCTCACCGAGGGGACCGCAATCCGCGCCGACGGCCACCACGCCACCACGTACGAGGTCTCCTTCGACGCCGTTCGCGTCCTGCTCACCGAGGAGCGCGACTTCGAGGTGGAGATCGAAGGCGCCGGACGGGCACCCGACGAACGGCTGGCGGACATCTGGTCGAAGGTCCGGAGGGAGACGTAA
- a CDS encoding DUF7521 family protein: MVHTAASPAVVSLIVAVKTAILVLGGLITYFSYKAYRNTGEGSLRALAIGFGIITFGALLAGVLDALLDISLAFGVLIDAVLTLIGFAVITYSLYSD; this comes from the coding sequence ATGGTCCACACGGCGGCCTCTCCGGCGGTGGTGTCGCTCATCGTCGCGGTGAAGACGGCGATCCTCGTCCTCGGCGGACTCATCACCTACTTCAGCTACAAGGCGTACCGGAACACGGGCGAGGGCTCGCTCCGTGCGCTCGCCATCGGCTTCGGCATCATCACGTTCGGCGCACTGCTCGCGGGGGTGCTCGACGCACTGCTCGACATCTCGCTCGCGTTCGGCGTCCTCATCGACGCGGTGCTCACGCTCATCGGCTTTGCGGTCATCACCTACTCGCTGTACTCCGACTGA
- the trxA gene encoding thioredoxin, whose translation MSDSEELDEIRQRKRERLERRLAAGEPDDVAGTPETPTEPIHVESESHLSEIVSTHGVVLVDFYADWCGPCKMLEPAVAGLARDSPAAVAKVDIDTHQGLASQYRVQGVPTLLLFCDGEPVERVVGVRDQGSLASLVSQYAG comes from the coding sequence ATGTCCGATTCGGAGGAACTGGACGAGATCCGGCAGCGAAAGCGCGAACGGCTCGAACGTCGCCTCGCGGCGGGCGAACCCGACGACGTCGCCGGCACACCGGAGACGCCGACGGAGCCGATCCACGTCGAGAGCGAGTCGCATCTCTCGGAGATCGTCTCGACCCACGGCGTCGTCCTCGTCGATTTCTACGCCGACTGGTGTGGGCCGTGCAAGATGCTCGAACCGGCGGTCGCCGGCCTCGCTCGTGACTCGCCCGCGGCGGTCGCGAAAGTGGACATCGACACGCATCAGGGACTCGCCTCACAGTACCGCGTCCAGGGCGTGCCGACGTTGCTCCTCTTTTGCGATGGGGAGCCGGTCGAACGCGTCGTCGGGGTGCGCGATCAGGGGTCCCTCGCGTCGCTCGTCTCGCAGTACGCCGGCTGA